One window from the genome of Prosthecobacter sp. SYSU 5D2 encodes:
- a CDS encoding alpha/beta hydrolase yields MPHVSTNGIQMYYEERGSGEPLVCIMGVTAPGGVWEAHAAEWSKHFRCILGDNRGVGLTDKPEGPYSSAMMADDYAGLMDQLGIKQARIVGCSLGSVIAQQLAIRHPEKVKSMILMCTWARQDRFGIYTWQHMMKCKATMRPEDFMHYVQMLIFTKPWFDNDDCWSNMQQGLKDAANNPAPQPVHAMEAQAAAAMTHNTISDLKNVKCPTLVIGGKDDVFTPKWMGEEVAATIPGAELHLYDNAGHAFHWECLADFNPRTTEWLLKH; encoded by the coding sequence ATGCCCCACGTCAGCACTAACGGAATCCAGATGTATTATGAAGAACGCGGCAGCGGCGAACCGCTGGTCTGCATCATGGGGGTCACGGCTCCGGGCGGGGTGTGGGAGGCGCATGCGGCAGAGTGGTCCAAGCATTTCCGCTGCATTCTGGGTGACAACCGGGGCGTGGGCCTGACGGACAAGCCGGAGGGACCTTATTCCTCCGCGATGATGGCGGATGATTACGCGGGGCTGATGGACCAGCTTGGCATCAAGCAAGCACGCATTGTCGGTTGTTCGCTGGGGTCCGTGATTGCCCAGCAGCTGGCCATCCGGCATCCGGAGAAGGTGAAGAGCATGATCCTCATGTGCACGTGGGCACGGCAGGACCGGTTTGGCATTTATACATGGCAGCACATGATGAAGTGCAAAGCGACGATGCGCCCGGAGGACTTCATGCACTATGTGCAGATGCTCATCTTCACGAAGCCGTGGTTCGACAACGATGACTGCTGGAGCAATATGCAGCAGGGGCTGAAAGACGCGGCGAACAATCCTGCCCCGCAGCCCGTGCATGCCATGGAGGCGCAGGCCGCTGCGGCCATGACTCACAACACCATCAGCGACCTGAAGAATGTCAAGTGCCCGACTCTGGTCATCGGCGGTAAGGACGACGTATTCACGCCGAAGTGGATGGGCGAAGAAGTGGCCGCCACCATTCCCGGCGCTGAACTGCATCTTTATGACAATGCCGGCCATGCCTTCCATTGGGAATGCCTGGCTGATTTCAATCCGCGCACGACGGAGTGGCTGTTGAAGCATTGA
- a CDS encoding SPFH and helix-turn-helix domain-containing protein, translating into MGLMDYLKGQFLEIIQWTDDSRDTLSWRFPDEDKEIKHGAQLIVRESQIAQFVYLGQFGDTFMPGKHDLVTDNIPILSTLKGWKYGFESPFKADVYYVTTRLFTGNKWGTSNPIMMRDQDFGIVRVRAFGTFDFRIIDPKIFLKEVAGSDHHFRLDEFADTMRSRIVSVFSDALATAKVPVLDLATRYSEMGDALLPLINPAMMGKYGIEITSFLLENASVPPEVEAAIDKRSSMSAIGNLNDYVKFQMAEGMAKGGGGPAGAAAEIAMGFGMANQMFAQGAFNPNQPQGTPGVGTPPPLPNTAPAAAVAHAGILTPTQVAEVLGVSEGDVIASIESGDIKGKKIGTQYRITQAALDEFLAH; encoded by the coding sequence ATGGGCCTCATGGATTACCTCAAAGGACAGTTCCTGGAAATCATCCAGTGGACAGATGACTCACGCGACACGCTCTCCTGGCGCTTTCCAGATGAGGACAAGGAGATCAAGCACGGCGCGCAGCTCATTGTGCGGGAGTCACAAATCGCCCAGTTTGTTTACCTGGGGCAGTTTGGCGATACGTTCATGCCCGGAAAGCATGACCTCGTCACGGATAACATTCCAATTCTTTCCACGCTGAAGGGCTGGAAGTATGGTTTTGAATCGCCCTTCAAGGCGGATGTTTATTACGTCACCACCCGCCTCTTCACGGGCAACAAATGGGGCACGAGCAACCCCATCATGATGCGGGACCAGGACTTTGGCATCGTGCGTGTGCGGGCCTTTGGCACCTTTGATTTCCGCATCATTGATCCGAAGATCTTCCTCAAGGAAGTGGCGGGCTCCGACCATCATTTCCGTTTGGATGAATTTGCCGATACGATGCGCAGCCGCATTGTGAGTGTGTTTTCTGATGCCCTGGCCACGGCCAAGGTGCCGGTGCTGGACCTGGCCACGCGCTACAGCGAAATGGGCGATGCACTGCTGCCGCTGATCAATCCGGCGATGATGGGCAAGTATGGCATCGAGATCACGAGCTTCCTGCTGGAAAACGCCAGCGTACCGCCCGAGGTGGAAGCGGCCATCGACAAGCGCAGCAGCATGAGCGCGATCGGCAATCTGAACGATTACGTGAAATTTCAGATGGCCGAGGGCATGGCCAAAGGCGGCGGAGGCCCTGCTGGAGCGGCAGCGGAGATCGCGATGGGCTTCGGCATGGCTAACCAAATGTTTGCCCAGGGCGCTTTCAATCCAAACCAGCCACAGGGCACACCAGGAGTCGGCACACCGCCTCCCCTTCCCAACACCGCCCCAGCAGCAGCGGTGGCCCATGCGGGCATCCTGACCCCCACGCAGGTGGCGGAAGTGCTGGGCGTGAGCGAGGGCGATGTCATCGCCAGCATCGAATCCGGCGACATCAAGGGCAAGAAGATCGGCACGCAGTATCGCATCACCCAGGCGGCCCTGGATGAGTTTTTGGCGCATTGA
- a CDS encoding TIM barrel protein produces MNTRRHFIHTLLGSSVATGFLAAQDTKLSYKGENIQYGLVTYMWGADWDLPTLIANCTEADVLGVELRIEHAHKVEPVLTAGQRQQVRAQFEDSKVKVLGMGTNAMFHSPDAAELKKQIENAKAYIKLSHDIGGSGVKVKPDKLPKEVAKEKTLEQIGKALAELGDYALGFGQEIRLEVHGEVTDLGDVKTVMEVADRDNVRVCWNSNPRDLEGEGIEANFAKVQPFLGQTLHVRELNDAKYPFEKLVSLLVNADYEGWMLIEATTKPADRVAALAEQKRLFTSLVTAARKTAA; encoded by the coding sequence ATGAACACCCGCCGTCATTTCATCCACACTCTGCTGGGCTCCAGCGTTGCCACAGGCTTCCTGGCGGCTCAGGACACCAAACTGAGCTACAAAGGGGAGAACATTCAATACGGTCTGGTGACGTACATGTGGGGCGCAGACTGGGATCTGCCGACGCTGATCGCCAACTGCACGGAGGCGGATGTGCTGGGCGTAGAACTTCGCATCGAGCACGCCCACAAAGTGGAGCCGGTGCTGACTGCCGGCCAGCGTCAGCAAGTACGCGCCCAGTTTGAGGACTCCAAAGTCAAGGTGCTGGGCATGGGCACAAACGCCATGTTTCACAGCCCCGATGCGGCGGAACTGAAGAAGCAGATCGAAAACGCCAAGGCCTACATCAAGCTGAGCCACGACATCGGCGGCAGCGGCGTAAAGGTGAAGCCGGACAAGCTGCCCAAGGAAGTGGCCAAGGAGAAGACGCTGGAACAGATCGGCAAAGCGCTGGCTGAACTGGGCGACTACGCGCTGGGGTTTGGCCAGGAGATCCGGCTGGAAGTGCATGGCGAGGTCACCGACCTGGGCGATGTGAAGACTGTGATGGAAGTGGCGGACCGGGACAATGTGCGCGTGTGCTGGAACTCCAATCCCCGCGATCTGGAGGGAGAAGGCATCGAGGCCAACTTCGCCAAAGTACAGCCTTTCCTGGGACAGACCCTGCATGTCCGCGAGCTCAATGATGCCAAATACCCTTTTGAAAAGCTGGTCAGCCTGCTGGTGAACGCCGACTACGAAGGCTGGATGTTGATTGAGGCCACCACGAAACCCGCCGACCGCGTGGCCGCCCTGGCTGAGCAAAAAAGGCTGTTCAC